The Chthonomonadales bacterium genome contains the following window.
CGTCTCGCCCGGCTCCATCACGTGCACGCGCACCGCGGGCGTCTCCGCGAGAGCCGCGCGGAAGCGCTCGGGCGTGCCCGTGAGCGCCGGAAAGGTACCGTAGTGCATGGGGATGGCGTGCTGCGCGCCGACAAGGCGCACCGCCCTCGCCGCCTCCTCCGGGCCCATCGTGAAGGTGTCCCCGATCGGCACCAGGGCGAGCGCGGGATGGTGGAGCTCCCCGATCAGCGCCATGTCGCCGTAGAGCGTCGTGTCGCCGGCATGGTAGATCGCGAGGCCGTTCTCGAGGCGCACGACATAGCCGGCCGCTTCGCCCGCGTAGATTGGCCGGTCGCCATCAGCCATGCTGCTCGAGTGGAAGGCGCGAACGAGAGTCACGCCTATTCCGTCCACGTCGACTCTGCCGCCGATGTTCATCGGCACGGTGCTCCTGACGCCTCGCGCTTCCAGCAGGCTGGCAAGCTCGTAGATGGCCACGACGCGCGCGCCCGTGCGCCGCGCGATGGCCACGGCGTCGCCCGCGTGGTCGGAGTGGCCGTGCGAAAGGACCATCACATCACACTCCGCGAGCCCCTTCAGCCGCTCCGGGCACTTCGGGTTGGTGTCGACCCAACCCTCCAGCAAGATGCGCTTTCCGGATGCTGTGCGAAGCAGGAACGTGGAGTGTCCGAGCCACGTGATCGCCACCCCCTGATTCAGTCCCATCGATCCTCCTCCGTTCTGGACGGCGGCGCGGCGGTCCGGCCGGCTATGGCAGGCGGAACGTCTCTCGCCGAAACAGCGCCATGCCGGCCACGCTTACCAGGAGCGTGGCCGCGCCGAGCGTGAGCGTCAGCGTCACGCCGAAGCGCTGCGCCATCACGCCGGCCAGGAACGCGCCGAACGGCTGCAGGCCGGCCATGGCGAACATGTGTACGGCAACCGCGCGGCCGCGCAGCGCCTCGGGCGCCAGCGTCTGCGTCAGCGTGTTCGCGGTGGCGAGTTGCGACACGGCCGAGCCGCCGACCACCACGAACAGCGGCAGGGCCAGCGCGAACCGGTGTGTGTGCGCCACGGCGATGAGGCCGGCGCCAAACACGGCGGCGCCGAAGAGCATGAGCGCGCCGCGCCGCCCGGCCTCGGCGTGGCGACCCACCAGCAGAACGCCAATCAGCGACCCGGCCCCGATCGCCGAGAACAGGACGCCGTAGCGCGCGTCGGTGTCGGGAATGCCGAGCAGGTCCTTGGCGAACGCGGGCATCAGCGTGCTGTACGCCGAGAAGGCGAACATGCTCGTTACCGCTGTAAGCATGACCACCTGGCGCATGCTCTGGTTCCGCCGCAGTTCCCGAATGCCCGTAAGAAAGCCGGCCCACGCGGACCCGTCGACGTCGCCTCGCTTCTCGATGTCGGTGCGTATCATCCGCACCGCGATCAGGATGGCGGCGAAGCTGACGCCGTTCGTGAAGAAGCACCAGCCCGGACCGAGCGATGCGTACATGATGCCGCCAACGGCCGGCCCGATGACGCGCGCCACGTTGAATGCCGCCGACTGCAGGGCCACCCCCGCCGCCAGGTCCGCGTCGCCCACCAGGTCGCGCACCATCGCCTGGCGGGCCGGCCCGTCCACCGCGAACACTGCGCCGTTGACGAAGGCAAGCGCGATCAGGTGCCAGAGCCGGATCTGGCCCGACCAGGTGAGGGCAGCGAGTGCGAACGCCGTGGCGGCGAAGAGCGTCTGCGTGGTCATCACGAGGGCGCGCTTGTTGGCGCGGTCCGCCACCACGCCGCCAAACAGCAGAAGGGCGGTCGTCGGCAGGCCGCCGGCAAGCGCGATGGTGCCGAGGGCCTCCTTGGAGCCGGTCTCGCGGTAGACGAAGAGCCCCATCGCGATGATCTGCACCCAGCTCCCGATGAACGAGACGCAGGCTCCCACCCAGAACAGGCGAAAGTCGCGCTGGCGCAGGATGGCG
Protein-coding sequences here:
- a CDS encoding metal-dependent hydrolase: MGLNQGVAITWLGHSTFLLRTASGKRILLEGWVDTNPKCPERLKGLAECDVMVLSHGHSDHAGDAVAIARRTGARVVAIYELASLLEARGVRSTVPMNIGGRVDVDGIGVTLVRAFHSSSMADGDRPIYAGEAAGYVVRLENGLAIYHAGDTTLYGDMALIGELHHPALALVPIGDTFTMGPEEAARAVRLVGAQHAIPMHYGTFPALTGTPERFRAALAETPAVRVHVMEPGETLE
- a CDS encoding MFS transporter gives rise to the protein MPDRPASERPSRGAFAILRQRDFRLFWVGACVSFIGSWVQIIAMGLFVYRETGSKEALGTIALAGGLPTTALLLFGGVVADRANKRALVMTTQTLFAATAFALAALTWSGQIRLWHLIALAFVNGAVFAVDGPARQAMVRDLVGDADLAAGVALQSAAFNVARVIGPAVGGIMYASLGPGWCFFTNGVSFAAILIAVRMIRTDIEKRGDVDGSAWAGFLTGIRELRRNQSMRQVVMLTAVTSMFAFSAYSTLMPAFAKDLLGIPDTDARYGVLFSAIGAGSLIGVLLVGRHAEAGRRGALMLFGAAVFGAGLIAVAHTHRFALALPLFVVVGGSAVSQLATANTLTQTLAPEALRGRAVAVHMFAMAGLQPFGAFLAGVMAQRFGVTLTLTLGAATLLVSVAGMALFRRETFRLP